One genomic region from Amycolatopsis sp. FBCC-B4732 encodes:
- a CDS encoding N-acetyltransferase yields the protein MAEHHWHALSADRVVGRAEASRRPDGRLFLSIDTWHTDDFTRLASAMLPALPRPLYTVVDEADDGLKSCWERAGFTTRRREFEYVVATAPGTVPPGTTIGPAADQDLLRSLDDVVRAEVEASAGWASMPAEVLPRPAVPDLAKYVVASEAGHYVGLVRLGPVRRQTRIGLIAIRADHQRRGIGRSLLTYVLDSLCGRGIESVSCEVDEGNAAAIALVQGFGARRMGSTVELVVR from the coding sequence GTGGCGGAACACCATTGGCACGCACTGTCTGCCGACCGCGTGGTCGGCCGGGCCGAAGCGTCCCGGCGCCCCGACGGGCGCCTGTTCCTGAGCATCGACACGTGGCACACCGACGACTTCACGCGGCTCGCGTCGGCGATGCTGCCGGCGTTGCCCCGTCCGCTGTACACCGTGGTCGACGAGGCCGACGACGGGTTGAAGTCCTGCTGGGAGCGCGCCGGTTTCACGACCCGGCGGCGTGAGTTCGAGTACGTCGTGGCCACTGCCCCGGGGACTGTTCCGCCCGGGACGACGATCGGGCCCGCGGCGGACCAGGATCTGCTGCGTTCTCTCGACGACGTCGTCCGCGCCGAGGTCGAGGCTTCGGCAGGGTGGGCTTCGATGCCCGCCGAGGTGCTGCCGCGTCCCGCTGTCCCGGACTTGGCGAAGTACGTGGTGGCTTCGGAAGCCGGGCACTACGTGGGTCTGGTCCGGTTGGGCCCGGTGCGGCGTCAGACCCGGATCGGGTTGATCGCGATCCGTGCCGATCATCAGCGTCGCGGGATCGGACGCTCTTTGCTGACCTACGTGCTGGATTCCTTGTGCGGTCGGGGAATCGAGTCGGTTTCTTGTGAGGTCGACGAGGGCAATGCGGCGGCGATCGCGCTGGTCCAGGGCTTCGGGGCGCGCCGGATGGGCAGCACCGTCGAGCTGGTGGTGCGCTGA
- the infA gene encoding translation initiation factor IF-1 codes for MGGKGGIEVEGTVLECLRDATFRVELENGHKVLAHISGKIRKNYIKILPFDRVLVELSPYDLNRGRILFRYRN; via the coding sequence ATGGGCGGCAAGGGAGGGATCGAAGTCGAGGGCACGGTGCTGGAGTGCCTTCGTGACGCGACTTTCCGCGTGGAGCTGGAGAACGGGCACAAGGTGCTCGCGCACATCAGCGGGAAGATCCGGAAGAACTACATCAAGATCCTGCCGTTCGACCGGGTGCTGGTGGAGCTGAGCCCGTACGACCTGAACCGCGGGCGGATCCTGTTCAGGTACCGGAATTGA
- a CDS encoding IS701 family transposase: MVVDVVMDQLDRVHERIAGRFARSEPRGRAREYVSGLVAGLERKNGWTLAEQAGEVSPDGMQRLLRWADWDIDGVRDDVRDYVIEHLGEPGGVLIVDDTGFLKKGTRSAGVQRQYSGTAGRIENCQIGTFLAYAGAGGHALIDRELYLPEPWIADQDRCRRAGIPAGTEFETKPRQAMAMLARAFAAKVPFTWITADEAYGQVKYLRLWLEAHDAAHVLATKVNDTLVSTGGREARADELIAQLPARSWRRLSVGAGAHGPREYDWARVPIRIGWQPGRGHWLLARRSLSDPTEIAYYVCYGPRRSSLLNLAWIAGTRWRIEECFQQAKNEAGLDHYQVRSWRAWYAHITLAMLAHAWLAVSRSLVAKGEPASPSRA, translated from the coding sequence GTGGTGGTCGATGTGGTGATGGATCAGCTGGACCGGGTGCATGAGCGGATTGCGGGCCGGTTCGCGCGGTCGGAACCTCGAGGTCGGGCGCGGGAGTATGTGTCTGGGCTGGTCGCGGGTCTGGAGCGGAAGAACGGGTGGACGCTGGCCGAGCAGGCCGGTGAGGTCTCGCCGGACGGGATGCAGCGGCTGCTGCGCTGGGCGGACTGGGACATCGACGGTGTCCGCGACGACGTTCGGGACTACGTGATCGAGCATCTCGGCGAACCCGGTGGCGTGCTGATCGTCGACGACACCGGGTTCCTGAAGAAAGGCACCCGGTCGGCCGGCGTGCAGCGGCAGTACTCCGGCACCGCCGGGCGGATCGAGAACTGCCAGATCGGCACCTTCCTGGCCTATGCCGGTGCCGGCGGACATGCACTGATCGACCGGGAGCTCTATCTGCCCGAGCCGTGGATTGCCGACCAGGATCGGTGCCGGCGAGCAGGGATTCCGGCCGGGACCGAGTTCGAGACCAAACCCCGCCAAGCCATGGCGATGCTGGCACGGGCATTCGCCGCGAAGGTGCCGTTCACCTGGATCACCGCCGATGAGGCCTATGGGCAGGTCAAGTACCTGCGGTTGTGGCTGGAAGCCCACGACGCCGCGCACGTGCTGGCCACCAAGGTCAACGACACCCTGGTCTCCACCGGCGGTCGCGAAGCCCGCGCCGACGAACTGATCGCGCAGTTGCCCGCTCGGTCGTGGCGGCGGCTGTCGGTCGGTGCCGGGGCGCACGGGCCCCGCGAGTACGACTGGGCGCGGGTGCCGATCCGGATCGGCTGGCAGCCGGGACGTGGACACTGGCTGCTCGCCCGCCGCTCACTCTCAGACCCGACCGAGATCGCCTACTACGTCTGCTACGGACCTCGCCGTTCGAGCCTGCTGAACCTGGCCTGGATCGCCGGGACTCGCTGGCGGATCGAGGAGTGTTTCCAGCAAGCCAAGAACGAAGCCGGACTCGACCACTACCAGGTCCGGTCCTGGCGGGCTTGGTATGCCCACATCACCCTGGCCATGCTCGCTCACGCCTGGCTTGCGGTCTCCCGATCCCTTGTCGCAAAAGGGGAACCGGCGTCGCCGAGCCGGGCATGA
- a CDS encoding transposase encodes MHHLVDGNGRPLVTLVGPGQAGDAPMFPHLMRHLRIRRAGRGRARTRPVRVRGDKAYSSRAIRGHLRDRGITAVIPEPADQAGHRKRRGSRGGRPPAFDAVDYRGRNVVERRFNLLKQWRGLATRYDKLAIVYRSAVVLHAVITWTKALSDTP; translated from the coding sequence GTGCACCACCTCGTCGACGGCAACGGCCGCCCGCTGGTCACGCTGGTCGGACCCGGCCAGGCCGGGGACGCACCGATGTTCCCGCATCTCATGCGACACCTGCGAATCCGCCGAGCCGGACGCGGCCGGGCTCGCACCCGGCCCGTCCGCGTCCGAGGCGACAAGGCCTACTCCTCACGAGCGATCCGCGGGCATCTGCGCGACCGCGGCATCACCGCAGTGATCCCAGAACCTGCTGACCAGGCCGGGCACCGCAAACGCCGCGGTTCCCGCGGCGGTCGTCCACCCGCCTTCGACGCGGTCGATTACCGCGGCCGCAACGTTGTCGAACGACGGTTCAACCTGCTCAAACAGTGGCGTGGCCTGGCAACTCGCTACGACAAGCTGGCTATCGTCTACCGATCTGCGGTCGTCCTCCACGCCGTGATCACCTGGACCAAGGCATTGTCAGACACGCCCTAG
- a CDS encoding transposase, producing the protein MLSVVSRFQLLSDDQWTLIEDLLPVRTGKRGRPFSDARAMVEGIIYRYRCGIAWRDVPAVFGPWQTIWTWHRRMASDGTWDTVLQRLLAEADAAGLVDWSVSVDSTIARAHQHATNITRPTGGWVELHGSAHRAA; encoded by the coding sequence ATGCTGTCGGTCGTGTCGCGGTTTCAGTTGCTTTCCGACGATCAATGGACCTTGATCGAGGACCTGCTGCCGGTCCGCACCGGCAAGCGGGGCCGCCCGTTCTCCGACGCGCGAGCGATGGTCGAAGGGATCATCTACCGCTATCGGTGCGGGATTGCCTGGCGGGATGTTCCGGCGGTGTTCGGTCCGTGGCAGACGATCTGGACCTGGCATCGCCGGATGGCCAGCGACGGCACCTGGGACACCGTCCTGCAGCGCTTGCTCGCTGAAGCGGATGCAGCGGGCTTGGTGGATTGGTCGGTGTCGGTGGATTCCACGATCGCCCGAGCGCATCAGCACGCCACCAACATCACCCGTCCCACAGGGGGCTGGGTCGAACTACACGGATCTGCGCACCGAGCCGCCTGA
- a CDS encoding phage tail protein codes for MPEAVDFTTVSTTGLESSQVADALAGLRANEARYFKNKYGHVFTVSPAGEVPSTVEWVHRILSEEREIVVSSPALEATEFEVEGIRMAYVFYESGLSINVMYTLEDGGKRAVGFKLSEGMEVPAELAAFKFARQKSKLAGTIRGSYFVIKKEY; via the coding sequence ATGCCCGAAGCCGTCGACTTCACCACCGTCTCGACCACCGGCCTGGAGTCATCCCAGGTGGCGGACGCCCTCGCCGGCCTGCGCGCGAACGAGGCCCGCTACTTCAAGAACAAGTACGGCCACGTGTTCACGGTGTCCCCCGCGGGCGAGGTGCCGTCCACGGTCGAGTGGGTGCACCGGATCCTGTCGGAGGAGCGCGAGATCGTCGTCTCGTCCCCGGCCCTGGAGGCGACCGAGTTCGAGGTCGAGGGCATCCGGATGGCGTACGTGTTCTACGAGAGCGGGTTGTCGATCAACGTGATGTACACCCTCGAGGACGGCGGGAAGCGAGCGGTGGGTTTCAAGCTGTCGGAGGGGATGGAGGTGCCGGCGGAGCTGGCGGCGTTCAAGTTCGCCCGCCAGAAGTCCAAGCTGGCGGGAACGATCCGGGGGTCGTACTTCGTGATCAAGAAGGAGTACTGA
- a CDS encoding dienelactone hydrolase family protein, whose translation MTDLPIWHPPSGRGPGLVLIQEIFGLDDYLRSVASDLAAAGYVVAIPELFRRIAPGWSSTHDEAGVAASMKVAASFDPELGLADVLETVSHLRSRPAVTGGVGVLGFCLGGSLAFAAAAEGDPDTAVSFYGSTVASSIGDLPRVTCPIQFHFGGKDPYIPRTDVAVVESAVAAHEGAEIHVQEEAGHAFHNHAAPMFHHPEAAARAWELTLAFLRRTLPA comes from the coding sequence ATGACCGACCTCCCGATCTGGCACCCGCCATCCGGTCGCGGCCCGGGCCTGGTGCTGATCCAGGAGATCTTCGGCCTGGACGACTACCTGCGCTCGGTGGCATCGGACCTCGCGGCGGCCGGGTACGTGGTGGCGATCCCGGAACTGTTCCGGCGGATCGCCCCGGGCTGGTCGTCGACGCACGACGAAGCGGGCGTGGCGGCGTCGATGAAGGTGGCGGCGTCGTTTGACCCGGAGCTGGGCCTGGCGGACGTACTGGAGACGGTGTCCCACCTCCGTTCCCGGCCGGCGGTGACCGGCGGCGTCGGCGTACTGGGCTTCTGCCTGGGCGGTTCGCTGGCGTTCGCGGCGGCGGCCGAAGGCGACCCGGACACAGCGGTGTCGTTCTACGGCTCGACGGTGGCGTCGTCGATCGGGGACCTGCCCCGGGTGACGTGCCCGATCCAGTTCCACTTCGGCGGGAAGGACCCGTACATCCCCCGCACGGACGTGGCTGTCGTCGAGTCCGCGGTCGCGGCTCATGAAGGCGCGGAGATCCACGTGCAGGAGGAGGCCGGGCACGCGTTCCACAACCACGCGGCCCCGATGTTCCACCACCCCGAGGCGGCGGCCCGGGCGTGGGAGCTGACGCTGGCCTTCCTCCGGCGCACGTTGCCGGCGTGA
- a CDS encoding arginase family protein: MGNLVLLDAPSNLGLRPPAEGATPGCYKTPGVLRDLGILRRLGASDGGVVTPGRYVGTWQPGDGVRNSAAIAAYTRALAARIASVRAGGGFPVVLGGDCSISLGAMLALRRCGRYGIAFLDGHDDFRHLPAAEHVGAAAGEDLAIMTGRGADDLADIDGLRPYVRDEDVLVLGVRSAESARLEAAGIAHVTSESLMAGTPVPPAFPDLDGFWVHVDIDVLDPAHVSAVDSPDPGGLDPSTLVSVLRELLARPGAAGFELTVFDPDLDPDGHQAALVADILERALR; the protein is encoded by the coding sequence GTGGGGAACTTGGTCTTGCTCGACGCTCCGTCCAACCTGGGCCTGCGCCCGCCCGCCGAGGGCGCGACGCCCGGCTGCTACAAGACGCCCGGCGTGCTGCGCGACCTGGGCATCCTGCGCCGCCTGGGCGCGTCGGACGGCGGGGTCGTGACGCCCGGGCGGTACGTGGGCACCTGGCAGCCGGGCGACGGCGTCCGCAACTCGGCGGCGATCGCGGCGTACACGCGGGCGCTCGCGGCCCGGATCGCGTCGGTGCGCGCCGGCGGCGGCTTCCCGGTCGTCCTGGGCGGCGACTGCTCGATCTCGCTGGGCGCGATGCTGGCGCTGCGCCGCTGCGGCCGCTACGGGATCGCCTTCCTCGACGGCCACGACGACTTCCGCCACCTGCCCGCGGCCGAGCACGTCGGCGCGGCGGCGGGCGAGGACCTGGCGATCATGACCGGCCGCGGCGCCGACGACCTGGCCGACATCGACGGGCTCCGGCCGTACGTCCGCGACGAGGACGTCCTGGTCCTGGGCGTCCGGTCCGCCGAGTCGGCCCGGCTGGAGGCGGCGGGCATCGCGCACGTCACGTCGGAGTCGCTCATGGCCGGCACACCGGTGCCGCCGGCCTTCCCGGACCTGGACGGGTTCTGGGTGCACGTGGACATCGACGTCCTCGACCCGGCACACGTGTCTGCAGTGGACAGTCCCGACCCCGGCGGTCTCGACCCTTCGACGCTGGTTTCGGTGCTTCGCGAGCTGCTGGCGCGCCCAGGCGCGGCGGGCTTCGAGCTGACGGTGTTCGACCCCGACCTCGACCCGGACGGTCACCAGGCCGCCCTGGTCGCCGACATCTTGGAAAGGGCGTTGCGATGA
- a CDS encoding TrpB-like pyridoxal phosphate-dependent enzyme — protein MADRTKYILDEADLPTQWYNVVPDLPEPPPPPLHPGTREPVGPADLAPLFPQALIAQEVTTDRFVDIPEEVREVYRLWRPSPLFRARRLEKALGTPARIYYKYEGVSPVGSHKPNTAVPQAFYNAQEGVTRLTTETGAGQWGSALAFACAQYGIRCEVWQVRASYDQKPYRKLMMETFGAIVHPSPSELTESGKAILAEHPDSTGSLGIAISEAVEQAAQDPDTRYALGSVLNHVLLHQTIIGEEALKQFELAGDTPDVLVGCTGGGSNFGGLAFPFLREKLAGRMDPVIRAVEPAACPTLTRGKYAYDFGDTAGLTPLLKMHTLGHDFIPDPIHAGGLRYHGMSPLISHIYELGLIEALAIGQQECFAAGVQFARAEGIIPAPEPTHALAACIQEALRCKETGEEKVILTALCGHAHLDLPAYGAYLAGEMVDNELPDSALEASLATLP, from the coding sequence ATGGCCGACCGCACCAAGTACATCCTGGACGAAGCCGATCTCCCGACGCAGTGGTACAACGTCGTTCCCGACCTGCCCGAACCGCCACCGCCGCCGCTGCACCCCGGCACCCGCGAGCCGGTCGGACCGGCCGATCTGGCGCCGCTCTTCCCGCAGGCGCTCATCGCCCAGGAAGTGACGACCGATCGCTTTGTCGACATCCCGGAGGAGGTCCGGGAGGTCTACCGGCTGTGGCGGCCGTCGCCGCTGTTCCGCGCGCGCCGGCTGGAGAAGGCGCTCGGCACCCCGGCGCGGATCTACTACAAGTACGAGGGCGTCAGCCCGGTCGGTTCGCACAAGCCGAACACCGCCGTGCCGCAGGCGTTCTACAACGCGCAGGAGGGCGTCACCCGGCTGACCACCGAGACCGGCGCCGGCCAGTGGGGGAGCGCGCTCGCGTTCGCCTGCGCGCAGTACGGCATCCGGTGCGAGGTGTGGCAGGTCCGGGCCTCCTACGACCAGAAGCCCTACCGCAAGCTGATGATGGAGACGTTCGGCGCGATCGTCCACCCGAGCCCGTCCGAGCTGACCGAGTCCGGCAAGGCCATCCTCGCCGAGCACCCGGACTCGACCGGCAGCCTCGGGATCGCGATCAGCGAAGCCGTCGAGCAGGCCGCGCAGGACCCGGACACGCGGTACGCGCTGGGCAGCGTCCTCAACCACGTGCTGCTGCACCAGACGATCATCGGCGAAGAAGCGCTGAAGCAGTTCGAGCTGGCCGGTGACACCCCCGACGTGCTCGTCGGCTGCACCGGCGGCGGCTCGAACTTCGGCGGGCTCGCCTTCCCGTTCCTGCGCGAGAAGCTGGCCGGCCGGATGGACCCGGTCATCCGCGCGGTCGAGCCGGCCGCGTGCCCGACGCTGACGCGCGGGAAGTACGCCTACGACTTCGGCGACACGGCCGGCCTCACGCCGCTGCTCAAGATGCACACGCTCGGCCACGACTTCATCCCGGACCCGATCCACGCGGGCGGCCTGCGCTACCACGGGATGTCGCCGCTGATCTCGCACATCTACGAGCTGGGTCTGATCGAAGCGCTCGCGATCGGGCAGCAGGAGTGCTTCGCCGCGGGGGTGCAGTTCGCGCGGGCGGAGGGGATCATCCCGGCCCCCGAGCCGACCCACGCGCTCGCGGCGTGCATCCAGGAAGCGTTGCGGTGCAAGGAAACCGGTGAGGAGAAGGTGATCCTCACGGCGCTGTGCGGGCACGCGCACCTCGACCTGCCCGCGTACGGCGCTTACCTGGCCGGGGAGATGGTGGACAACGAGCTCCCGGACTCGGCGCTCGAAGCGTCGCTGGCGACCCTGCCGTAG
- a CDS encoding diguanylate cyclase translates to MWKLTTPVFGYVLVVDALALIAVVATATLVPITAQSMLWCGLILAGEIVHLEAAQRIERIRELAADGRPHMHLQSIWIFAGLLLLPPPLATLVIVVSYAHSWVRVYKRRGVIHRKVFSGATVILACFAAGAVLRAGTGYVAPYVPHLDGFGGMTALLAAGLVYFGLNYVLVILAILMSNPGKPPRQAFGNPSDVLIVLAAVGVGCGIALVMTVRPWLLPVLMVTPVALHIGLLLPQFQAAARTDSKTALLAPEFWVQLARNELARATELASTAGVLMIDIDHFKAIDDGNGHLAGDEVLRAIAAAIQGSVRGGDYVGRFGGDEFVVLLPGATGAEIVAIADRIRTAIARVEVAVPVIRPGKPEVIAGLTASIGAAVYPETAAEYTILLQAADDAVFEAKAAGRDRVVLATARTELTRPEIPDAR, encoded by the coding sequence ATGTGGAAGCTGACCACTCCGGTGTTCGGCTATGTCCTCGTCGTCGACGCGCTGGCGCTGATCGCGGTCGTCGCGACGGCCACGCTCGTGCCGATCACCGCCCAGTCGATGCTCTGGTGTGGACTGATCCTCGCGGGCGAAATCGTGCACCTCGAAGCGGCGCAACGCATCGAGCGCATCCGCGAGCTCGCCGCCGACGGCCGTCCGCACATGCACCTGCAGTCGATCTGGATCTTCGCCGGGCTGCTCCTGCTGCCCCCGCCACTGGCCACACTCGTCATCGTCGTCAGCTACGCCCATTCCTGGGTCCGCGTTTACAAACGACGCGGCGTGATTCACCGGAAAGTGTTTTCCGGAGCCACCGTCATCCTCGCTTGTTTCGCCGCGGGCGCCGTTCTCCGGGCGGGAACCGGGTACGTGGCGCCGTACGTCCCCCACCTGGACGGCTTCGGCGGGATGACGGCGCTGCTGGCGGCCGGCCTCGTGTACTTCGGGCTCAACTACGTGCTGGTCATCCTCGCGATCCTGATGAGCAACCCGGGCAAGCCACCGCGGCAGGCGTTCGGCAACCCGTCCGACGTGCTGATCGTGCTGGCCGCGGTCGGCGTCGGCTGCGGCATCGCGCTGGTGATGACGGTCCGGCCGTGGCTGCTGCCGGTGCTCATGGTGACGCCGGTGGCGCTGCACATCGGGTTGCTGCTCCCGCAGTTCCAGGCCGCCGCGCGCACCGACTCCAAGACGGCGCTGCTGGCCCCGGAGTTCTGGGTCCAGCTGGCCCGCAACGAACTGGCCCGCGCGACCGAGCTCGCCTCGACGGCGGGCGTCCTGATGATCGACATCGACCACTTCAAGGCCATCGACGACGGCAACGGCCACCTGGCGGGCGACGAGGTCCTCCGCGCGATCGCGGCGGCGATCCAGGGCTCGGTCCGCGGCGGCGACTACGTGGGCCGCTTCGGCGGCGACGAGTTCGTGGTGCTGCTCCCGGGCGCGACGGGCGCGGAGATCGTGGCGATCGCCGACCGCATCCGGACGGCGATCGCGCGGGTCGAGGTGGCGGTCCCGGTGATCCGCCCGGGCAAGCCCGAGGTGATCGCCGGCCTGACCGCGTCGATCGGTGCGGCGGTCTACCCGGAAACGGCCGCCGAGTACACGATCCTCCTGCAGGCCGCGGACGACGCGGTGTTCGAGGCGAAGGCGGCGGGCCGCGACCGGGTGGTCCTGGCCACGGCCCGCACGGAGCTCACCCGCCCCGAAATCCCCGACGCGCGCTGA
- a CDS encoding MFS transporter, which produces MTARAAGFRDVLGVTEFRALFSAQLVSVTGDQLARVALSILVYDRTNSPGWAALAYALTFLPDLVGGPLLSGLADRHPPRTVMVVADVLRAAAVAVMAVPGLPLAPVAALLVGVQLLNPVWNAARAALLPQVLPGDTFVPGMGLLMMLVQAGQVAGFALGGLLVAAIGTGGALLADAVSFAASALFLVTGVHARAPRESSGVRWWRHVRAGWTVVTGDRRRLALVALGCVSGIYIAGEAIAAPYAAELGGGAVVVGLLLAAYALGNVLGMAALSRIPPERRARLLGPLAVLACAALLGCALRPNLEGTLALLTLSGVASSYNLIANTTFVQLTPDTQRAQAFGFALTALRVSQGLGVVLAGLAAERAAPHGVVAGAGAIGVAAAIGAAALWRRAQPDPR; this is translated from the coding sequence ATGACGGCACGCGCGGCCGGGTTCCGGGACGTCCTCGGCGTGACCGAGTTCCGGGCGCTGTTCTCCGCCCAGCTGGTCTCGGTCACCGGGGACCAGCTGGCGCGCGTCGCGTTGTCGATCCTGGTCTACGACCGCACGAATTCGCCGGGCTGGGCCGCGCTGGCGTACGCGCTGACGTTCCTGCCGGACCTGGTCGGCGGGCCGCTGCTGTCCGGGCTGGCCGACCGCCACCCACCGCGGACGGTGATGGTCGTGGCCGACGTCCTGCGCGCGGCCGCGGTGGCCGTGATGGCGGTGCCCGGTCTCCCGCTGGCGCCGGTGGCGGCGCTGCTGGTCGGCGTCCAGCTGCTCAACCCGGTCTGGAACGCGGCGCGCGCGGCACTGCTGCCGCAGGTGCTGCCCGGCGACACCTTCGTGCCCGGCATGGGTTTGCTGATGATGCTGGTGCAGGCGGGCCAGGTCGCCGGCTTCGCGCTGGGCGGGCTGCTCGTGGCGGCCATCGGCACCGGCGGGGCACTGCTGGCGGACGCGGTCAGCTTCGCGGCGTCGGCGCTGTTCCTGGTCACCGGCGTCCACGCGCGGGCGCCCCGCGAATCGTCCGGCGTCCGCTGGTGGCGGCACGTCCGCGCGGGCTGGACGGTGGTGACCGGCGACCGGCGGCGGCTCGCGCTGGTGGCGCTGGGGTGCGTGTCGGGGATCTACATCGCGGGCGAGGCGATCGCCGCCCCGTACGCCGCCGAACTCGGGGGCGGCGCGGTGGTGGTCGGGCTGCTGCTGGCGGCGTACGCGCTGGGGAACGTGCTCGGGATGGCGGCGTTGTCGCGGATCCCGCCCGAGCGGCGGGCGCGGCTGCTCGGGCCGCTGGCGGTGCTGGCGTGCGCGGCCCTGCTCGGCTGCGCGCTGCGGCCGAACCTCGAGGGCACGCTGGCGCTGCTGACGCTGTCCGGGGTGGCCAGTTCGTACAACCTGATCGCGAACACGACGTTCGTCCAGCTGACCCCGGACACCCAGCGCGCGCAGGCGTTCGGCTTCGCGCTGACGGCGCTGCGCGTGTCGCAGGGCCTGGGCGTCGTGCTGGCCGGGCTCGCGGCGGAACGCGCGGCCCCGCACGGGGTGGTCGCCGGCGCGGGCGCGATCGGCGTGGCGGCGGCGATCGGCGCGGCGGCGCTGTGGCGTCGTGCGCAACCGGATCCCCGGTGA
- a CDS encoding VanW family protein, producing the protein MPYEPRWPESHGEQTDVLPVVRPEPEATPPKQRDLRKAGWIAGGVFGFLVVVYGIDLLVSQGSVPRGVTVAGVDVGGMDRAAAEQELRGRIEPRLTRPLAVTAGDVQGTLSPTLAGLKLDWPQTLDQAGEQPLNPFTRLSSLFSSREVGVVSHAEDAKLTAALEQLRGQVDRDPAEGTVKFEGVNPVAVPPKAGQKLDVPAASTAVVEHWARGETVALPVTSTPVRTTPEGVQAALDQFARPAVSGPLVVKGEGKNATVQPEAIAAAITFEPADGGGLNPKIDNAKIAEAAGPQLKSTEKEGKEATIVFEGGKPTVAPSTDGRTIDWDPSLKPLPDVLKKTDGREVPAVYKDAPAKVTTEQANQLGVKEVVGEFTTGGFAADSGTNIRVVAQKVNGAIVKPGETFSLNGFTGPRGKPQGYVEAGVIKDGAPGREVGGGISQFATTLYNASYFAGMKDAGHKEHSYYISRYPAAREATVFQNPNGSSVIDLKFTNDSATGIAIQAIWSPSSITVKLWGTKRYTVESIPGGRSNPSDPQPKPGPAENCHASNGAPGFTTTDTRVLKDAASGREVSRSTRTVHYNPQPKITCGEGQ; encoded by the coding sequence TTGCCGTACGAACCGCGCTGGCCCGAGTCACACGGTGAGCAGACGGACGTCCTGCCGGTCGTCCGGCCCGAGCCGGAAGCCACGCCCCCGAAGCAGCGCGACCTGCGCAAAGCCGGCTGGATCGCGGGCGGGGTGTTCGGTTTCCTCGTCGTGGTCTACGGCATCGACCTGCTGGTCAGCCAGGGCAGCGTGCCGCGCGGGGTGACCGTGGCCGGCGTCGACGTCGGCGGGATGGACCGCGCCGCCGCCGAGCAGGAGCTGCGCGGCCGGATCGAGCCGCGGCTCACCCGTCCGCTGGCCGTGACGGCGGGCGATGTCCAGGGCACGCTCTCGCCGACCCTCGCCGGGCTGAAGCTCGACTGGCCGCAGACCCTCGACCAGGCCGGCGAGCAGCCGCTGAACCCGTTCACGCGCCTGTCGTCGCTGTTCTCCAGCCGCGAGGTCGGCGTCGTCAGCCACGCCGAGGACGCCAAGCTCACCGCCGCGCTGGAGCAGCTGCGCGGCCAGGTCGACCGCGACCCCGCCGAAGGCACCGTGAAGTTCGAGGGCGTGAACCCGGTCGCCGTGCCGCCGAAGGCCGGGCAGAAGCTCGACGTGCCGGCCGCGAGCACTGCCGTCGTCGAGCACTGGGCGCGAGGCGAGACCGTCGCGCTGCCGGTGACGAGCACGCCGGTCCGCACCACCCCCGAAGGTGTCCAGGCCGCGCTCGACCAGTTCGCGCGGCCCGCCGTTTCGGGTCCGCTGGTGGTCAAGGGCGAAGGCAAGAACGCCACCGTGCAGCCGGAGGCGATCGCCGCGGCGATCACGTTCGAGCCCGCCGACGGCGGCGGCCTCAACCCGAAGATCGACAACGCCAAGATCGCCGAAGCCGCCGGGCCGCAGCTGAAGTCCACCGAGAAGGAGGGCAAGGAGGCGACCATCGTCTTCGAGGGCGGCAAGCCCACGGTCGCCCCCTCCACCGACGGGCGGACCATCGACTGGGACCCGAGCCTCAAGCCGCTGCCCGACGTCCTGAAGAAGACCGACGGGCGCGAGGTGCCCGCCGTCTACAAGGACGCGCCGGCCAAGGTGACCACCGAGCAGGCGAACCAGCTGGGCGTGAAGGAGGTCGTCGGCGAGTTCACCACCGGCGGCTTCGCGGCCGACTCCGGCACGAACATCCGCGTCGTCGCGCAGAAGGTGAACGGCGCCATCGTCAAGCCGGGGGAAACCTTCAGCCTCAACGGGTTCACCGGTCCGCGCGGCAAGCCGCAGGGTTACGTCGAGGCGGGCGTGATCAAGGACGGCGCCCCGGGCCGCGAGGTCGGCGGCGGCATCTCGCAGTTCGCGACGACGCTGTACAACGCGTCCTACTTCGCGGGTATGAAGGACGCCGGGCACAAGGAACACAGCTACTACATCAGCCGCTACCCCGCCGCGCGCGAGGCGACGGTGTTCCAGAACCCCAACGGCTCCAGCGTGATCGACCTCAAGTTCACCAACGACTCGGCCACCGGCATCGCGATCCAGGCGATCTGGTCGCCGTCGTCGATCACGGTGAAGCTGTGGGGCACCAAGCGCTACACGGTCGAGTCGATCCCCGGCGGCCGCTCGAACCCGAGCGACCCGCAGCCCAAGCCGGGCCCGGCGGAGAACTGCCACGCGTCCAACGGCGCGCCCGGCTTCACCACGACGGACACGCGCGTGCTCAAGGACGCCGCGTCCGGCCGCGAAGTCAGCCGCTCGACCCGGACGGTCCACTACAACCCGCAGCCGAAAATCACGTGCGGCGAAGGCCAGTGA